One Hevea brasiliensis isolate MT/VB/25A 57/8 chromosome 5, ASM3005281v1, whole genome shotgun sequence genomic region harbors:
- the LOC131180160 gene encoding uncharacterized protein LOC131180160 — MILEGDMIEVMDNGSELGIEYLQPFYEEIFELVMKEGYLDPKVVKSGEMRLGCPYHGGAPDHALVDCEEFKDEVDKLMSITLPEPNSIPQYEKPTLSPPVLKEKIEYITRSGRCYGPEEIERKNGKAKVGELPENVEEGATEVEKGEANDEIDPIGLTHTKALHVIVKCRGCIIAKVLIDNGSALNVLPSATLAKLLVEPSLIRKSSMTVQAFDDTKRDVLGDIDLLLQIKACTFDVTFQVMNIEPAYTILLGRLWIHAANAVPSTLH, encoded by the exons ATGATACTAGAAGGGGATATGATAGAGGTCATGGACAATGGTTCGGAACTTGGGATTGAATACTTGCAGCCATTTTACGAGGAAATTTTTGAACTTGTTATGAAAGAGGGGTATTTAGACCCCAAGGTAGTGAAGTCTGGGGAAATGAGAttggggtgtccttaccatgggggTGCCCCAGACCATGCATTAGTTGATTGTGAAGAGTTTAAAGACGAGGTGGACAAATTGATGAG CATAACCTTGCCTGAGCCAAATTCAATCCCACAATATGAGAAGCCTACTCTTAGCCCTCCTGTGCTCAAGGAAAAGATAGAATATATTACCAGGAGCGGAAGATGCTATGGCCCAGAGGAAATTGAAAGGAAGAATGGAAAAGCAAAGGTAGGAGAGTTGCCAGAAAATGTTGAAGAAGGGGCCACAGAGGTTGAGAAGGGGGAGGCCA ATGATGAGATAGACCCTATTGGCTTAACgcacactaaggctctacatGTGATAGTTAAATGCAGAGGATGTATTATAGCAAAAGTTCTGATTGATAATGGGTCTGCACTGAATGTGCTACCAAGTGCAACTTTGGCCAAGCTCCTAGTGGAGCCATCTCTAATACGGAAAAGCAGTATGACAGTTCAAGCTTTTGACGACACGAAAAGAGATGTACTAGGAGATATTGACCTCCTGCTCCAAATCAAAGCCTGTACCTTCGATGTCAccttccaggtgatgaacatcgAGCCAGCTTATACTATACTGCTAGGGAGGCTGTGGATCCATGCAGCCAATGCTGTTCCTTCTACCCTCCACTAG